One Megalopta genalis isolate 19385.01 chromosome 5, iyMegGena1_principal, whole genome shotgun sequence DNA window includes the following coding sequences:
- the SWIP gene encoding strumpellin and WASH-interacting protein codes for MIESTTWNSKKDETVYKAAGSIHLRKYGQFFEQLAEKTWKPDSTLEYFVEGPLRLVFKPVEDVSLIFLIEMENKFLTKLLAAVAATCREIRLLDIEAKTFYKKLFTHGERDIENNQKSITSLLSDLQDLFVFVNRVWTVVHLTTEQLSSLSGNTNEVYLPVLIEHFIDLFAIALTLDEIIESQPSLLEQWKKYRMHVRSIIHDPSQFGIMESKLHTFDKLLKDLQECLLKKGIFSKTIERVMDVSKGPMLSEQITSYLKNVMSDIENKSSSSTTLSKNWIRVNIGLVVVIKLFGTCDKKLIKRVLENNKKFYAVTLIGNVIWIPSQFLSDFLPKEAGNAISPQIGEKLLTSRTQKLSQTVNNLIHRAVTWSTEVQAVSVKNTLQVSDIWQKQSLLIDLIILLSQIKETVSFIMNMHAALIKPMNRNTVQLICRLIEVQKSLQNTFYILGPVIVQSQNQVLQYLSYYILATLENTRKSLVQKDKGYSKERLDTLSLISLSMKLLNGPASADRRLIVRCALACASQLTDTFKEEDMLKLRLLLDNYDTVAELHNVINEICDYSILLHHQNIIPAYFSFVADSNLNISHVIHLFGAFNSTINEQEGLDLKTKRILQLKEMLTKNILEPVCHEIETNLRLHVHAHLKLDSTNPFNMETKDGGRVVQSLPLPLANSMIYAKRFIEHYLDNMFYNLTTVALHDWRTYRMMHALAHYKLNLNTVQNHLPTQTLEQGLDALEIMRNIHVFVSKYLYNLNTQTFIEHTSNNKHLNTIGIRHIANSIRTHGTGIMSTTVNFVYQFLRVKLHTFSQFLFDEHIKSRLMRDIRFIKAQRENGATPYTYERAEKFQKGIRKLGMTPDGLSYLDQFRQLITQIGNALGYVRLIRSGGLHASSNAISFLPDINSSASFELICKDLNYSTITQAAARCLEDDIASLVQNFTKGIQYFKLLVDVFASAFRDTKSHHLQQFYAIVPPLTLSFVDNSISNKEKMFKKNQTGAAFTDDGFAMGIAYINALLNQSAELDSLHWFKTVEQHLSTEKQGAENKNDHGDEKLQQTRALTSKRLKERSAEFQLLYYSLSGARVFFK; via the coding sequence ATGATAGAATCGACAACATGGAATTCGAAAAAGGACGAAACAGTATACAAAGCTGCAGGTTCGATACATTTGCGAAAATATGGACAGTTTTTTGAACAGCTGGCAGAGAAAACGTGGAAGCCGGACTCCACATTAGAATATTTTGTAGAAGGCCCATTGCGATTGGTATTCAAACCCGTCGAAGATGTCAgtcttatatttttaatagaaatggaaaataaatttttgaccAAGTTacttgctgctgttgctgccaCTTGCAGAGAGATCAGACTGCTTGACATAGAAGCCAAGACCTTCTATAAGAAACTATTTACGCATGGAGAAAGAGATATTGAAAATAATCAGAAAAGCATTACATCTCTCCTGTCTGACTTACAAGATTTATTTGTTTTTGTGAATAGGGTATGGACTGTTGTACATTTGACGACAGAGCAACTGTCCAGCTTATCTGGTAATACTAATGAAGTTTATTTACCTGTGCTAATAGAACATTTCATCGATCTGTTTGCAATTGCTTTAACATTGGATGAAATCATAGAGTCCCAACCATCATTACTAGAACAATGGAAGAAATACAGAATGCATGTACGTTCTATTATCCATGATCCATCACAGTTTGGTATAATGGAATCAAAGCTTCACACATTCGATAAGTTGCTGAAGGACTTGCAAgaatgtttattaaaaaaaggaATTTTTTCTAAAACAATTGAACGAGTTATGGATGTGAGTAAAGGTCCTATGCTGAGCGAACAAATTACTAGTTACTTAAAGAATGTAATGTCAGATATTGAAAACAAATCTAGCAGCAGCACAACATTGAGTAAGAATTGGATCAGAGTAAATATTGGTCTTGTTGTAGTGATAAAATTATTCGGTACCTGTGATaagaaattaattaaacgaGTACTTGAGAATAATAAGAAATTTTATGCTGTTACTCTGATCGGAAATGTTATATGGATACCAAGTCAATTTTTAAGCGATTTCTTACCAAAGGAAGCTGGCAATGCTATCAGTCCACAAATTGGGGAAAAGCTGTTGACCTCGAGAACACAAAAATTGTCTCAAACTGTGAACAACTTAATTCATAGAGCTGTTACATGGTCTACAGAAGTACAGGCTGTTTCAGTGAAGAATACTCTTCAAGTTTCAGACATCTGGCAGAAACAGTCTTTGTTGATAGatttaattattttgttatCCCAAATTAAGGAAACTGTATCATTCATAATGAACATGCATGCAGCACTTATTAAACCAATGAATCGTAATACTGTTCagttgatttgcaggctaataGAAGTACAAAAGTCTTTGCAgaatacattttatatattggGACCAGTCATAGTGCAATCACAGAATCAAGTATTACAGTATCTAAGTTACTACATTTTAGCCACATTAGAAAATACACGAAAAAGTTTAGTACAGAAAGACAAAGGCTATAGCAAAGAAAGATTGGACACTTTGTCACTTATAAGTTTGAgtatgaaattattaaatggaCCAGCGAGTGCAGATAGAAGATTGATTGTAAGATGCGCTTTAGCATGTGCTAGTCAGTTAACAGATACATTCAAAGAGGAAGATATGCTGAAATTAAGATTGTTATTAGACAATTATGATACTGTAGCAGAGTTGCACAATGTTATCAATGAAATTTGCGATTATTCTATATTGCTACATCATCAGAATATAATTCCGGCTTACTTCTCTTTTGTAGCAGACAGTAATTTAAACATAAGTCATGTTATACATTTGTTTGGAGCATTTAATAGTACCATTAATGAACAAGAAGGGTTGGATTTAAAAACGAAGAGGATTCTACAGTTAAAAGAGATGTTAACTAAGAACATATTAGAACCTGTTTGTCATGAGATCGAAACAAATCTAAGGCTTCATGTTCATGCACATTTAAAGTTGGATTCTACGAATCCATTCAATATGGAAACAAAAGATGGTGGAAGAGTAGTACAATCTTTACCATTACCTTTGGCAAATAGTATGATATATGCTAAAAGGTTTATTGAACATTATCTTGATAATATGTTTTATAATCTTACTACAGTGGCTCTGCATGACTGGAGAACTTACCGAATGATGCATGCTCTTGCCCATTATAAACTGAATCTTAATACTGTACAGAATCATCTACCTACGCAAACCTTAGAGCAAGGTTTGGATGCATTAGAGATTATGCGGAATATTCATGTATTTGTTTCaaagtatttatataatttaaatactcAAACGTTCATCGAACATACTAGCAACAATAAGCATTTAAATACCATTGGAATTCGACATATAGCCAATTCCATTAGGACTCATGGAACTGGTATCATGAGCACAACAGTAAACTTTGTATATCAATTTCTTCGTGTGAAGTTGCACACGTTTTCGCAATTTCTTTTTGATGAGCATATAAAATCAAGGTTAATGCGGGACATAAGGTTTATCAAAGCTCAAAGAGAAAATGGTGCAACACCTTACACATATGAAAGAGCAGAGAAATTCCAGAAGGGAATTAGGAAATTGGGCATGACGCCTGACGGTTTGAGTTACTTAGATCAGTTTCGACAATTAATAACTCAAATTGGAAATGCATTGGGATACGTACGATTAATCAGATCGGGTGGATTACATGCAAGTTCGAATGCTATCTCATTTTTACCAGATATTAATTCATCCGCGTCTTTTGAATTAATATGCAAGGACTTAAATTACAGTACAATAACTCAAGCTGCAGCGAGGTGCTTGGAGGATGATATTGCTAGTTTGGTGCAAAATTTTACCAAGGGTATACAATATTTCAAGCTTCTTGTTGATGTGTTCGCATCAGCATTTAGAGACACTAAATCGCATCACTTACAACAATTTTATGCGATTGTGCCTCCATTAACATTAAGCTTTGTGGACAATTCAATATCGAATaaagaaaaaatgtttaaaaagaaCCAAACAGGTGCAGCTTTCACTGACGACGGTTTTGCGATGGGAATCGCTTATATAAATGCTCTCTTGAATCAGTCAGCGGAATTAGACAGTTTACACTGGTTCAAAACAGTTGAACAGCATTTAAGCACAGAAAAGCAAGgagcagaaaataaaaatgaccaTGGAGACGAAAAGTTACAACAAACAAGGGCATTAACGTCGAAACGCTTAAAGGAGAGAAGCGCAGAATTTCAGTTACTCTATTATAGTTTATCTGGGGCCAGAGTATTTTTTAAATAG
- the LOC117222380 gene encoding CUE domain-containing protein 1, producing the protein MRIHVMASAMEQQQQQQQQQQQQQQQTTLEFYQAMADFKNMFPQMDDDVIEAVLRSNQGAVDTTIDQLLTMSTDNENEKIRSELEQNEKSPSTSKSPKADSSVALKSIRKWQPALLGPLPETFLRVTQVPEDNHDSYSKENSMLEDERIFMFLQNEEFMAELRWNEDFLSTLESDSKVPGANLEKYGQAGHDDEDLFKERLKHMGKVSRRKFAQLTKVFTRSKKRGGRQLLTPTASCDDLLNPEESSRSQS; encoded by the exons ATGAGAATTCACGTAATGGCCTCAGCCAtggagcaacaacagcagcagcaacaacaacaacaacagcaacagcagcagacCACCCTGGAATTTTACCAGGCAATGGCTGATTTTAAAAACATGTTCCCACAAATGGATGACGATGTGATAGAG GCTGTATTAAGATCTAATCAAGGGGCAGTAGATACTACAATTGATCAGTTACTTACTATGAGTacagacaacgaaaatgaaaaGATTAGAAGCGAATTAGAACAAAATGAAAAATCACCGAGTACCTCTAAGTCTCCAAAAGCTGATTCAAGTGTAGCCTTAAAAAGTATACGTAAATGGCAGCCTGCTCTACTAGGACCATTACCAGAAACATTTCTCAGAGTCACGCAAGTTCCAGAAGACAATCATGACTCGTATTCAAAAGAAAATTCTATGTTGGAGGATGAAAGAATCTTTATGTTTCTTCAGAATGAAGAATTCATGGCTGAATTACGTTGGAATGAAGATTTCCTGTCAACATTGGAAAGTG ACTCAAAAGTACCAGGGGCGAATCTCGAAAAATATGGTCAAGCTGGCCATGATGATGAAGATCTTTTCAAAGAAAGACTAAAACATATGGGCAAAG TGTCTCGACGTAAGTTCGCGCAACTTACCAAAGTATTTACACGCAGTAAAAAACGTGGAGGTAGGCAATTACTAACACCAACAGCTTCTTGTGATGACTTACTGAATCCTGAAGAGTCCTCTAGATCTCAATCTTAG
- the LOC117222378 gene encoding protein-lysine N-methyltransferase EEF2KMT has translation MDEDVTNTLNFTNSTNLLNEHLFNKDCSINKSNKCLFYMTTLKVQFLCCTPLHKIVIFDSEQNVDTFHISRKQEEILKSTIGNDLMKKYPVKRSYQRAFLKLLMNKIEQEGGKIHDNLYTAYCDLISTSPSELIHYRHFFINCNDSSDHITLQESTNIISEGTTGLCCWQGALELSKWCIENEPEFCNKVILELGCGVGLTGLCIIKNCSPNRYIFTDCHKSVLEMVCENVKLNLLDNQKIAEIDRLGLQTKYNNTNVEVMKLNWEHINEYLDEHRIVPDVIIGADILYEPYSFNALVLALKAFLSFNNRYAIIAGTIRNADTFSLFLHTLEIHGLSYEECNTPKQTVVIQATDGPIKILRIFQKR, from the exons atggaCGAGGACGTAACAAATACACTTAATTTTACCAATTCGACAAATTTACTGAATgagcatttatttaataaagacTGTTCAAtaaacaaaagcaacaagtgtTTATTTTATATGACCACTTTAAAGGTCCAATTTCTCTGTTGCACACCACTGCACAAAATTGTTATATTT GATTCTGAACAAAATGTTGACACATTTCATATTAGTAGAAAACAAGAAGAGATTTTAAAGAGTACAATAGGTAATGATTTAATGAAGAAATATCCTGTTAAACGTTCATATCAGCGAGCATTCTTGAAATTACTTATGAACAAG ATTGAACAAGAGGGTGGTAAAATTCACGATAACTTGTATACTGCGTATTGTGATTTAATATCTACTTCACCAAGCGAATTAATTCATTATCGGCACTTTTTCATAAACTGCAATGATTCATCTGATCATATAACACTACAAGAGAGTACAAATATCATATCAGAAGGTACAACAGGACTATGTTGTTGGCAG GGAGCACTTGAACTAAGTAAATGGTGTATTGAAAATGAACCTGAATTTTGCAATAAAGTCATTTTAGAACTTGGTTGTGGAGTTGGATTAACAGGACTGTGTATTATCAAAAACTGTTCTCCAAATAGATATATTTTCACAGATTGCCACAAATCAGTCTTAGAAATGGTCTGTGAAAATGTAAAACTTAATTTATTAGACAATCAAAAGATTGCAGAAATAGACAGATTAGGATTgcaaacaaaatataataatacaaatgtagAAGTAATGAAATTAAATTGGGAACATATAAATGAATATTTGGATGAACACAGGATTGTACCAGATGTAATAATTGGAGCTGATATTTTATATGAACCGTATTCTTTTAATGCATTAGTGTTGGCATTAAAGGCTTTTCTATCCTTTAACAATAGATATGCCATTATTGCAGGAACAATTCGTAATGCGGACACATTTTCACTGTTTTTGCATACCCTAG aaattcatGGTCTCTCTTACGAAGAATGCAATACACCGAAACAAACAGTAGTTATACAAGCAACAGACGGACCTATTAAAATACTAAGAATTTTCCAGAAGCGGTAG
- the betaggt-II gene encoding geranylgeranyl transferase type-2 subunit beta, with product MPMLKHDIELPSPVPDLLLEKHANFLLSYGTDKDEYMYCITEHMRMSGMYWGLTALDLMGKLEHINRNEVLEFIAQCQTESGGIAASLQHDPHILHTLSAIQILCIYDALDVIDVEKVVKYVKERQQPDGSFTGDIWGDVDIRFSFCAVATLALLNQLDAIDVNKAVEYVMKSMNFDGGFGSKPGGESHAGMIYCSVGLLSITGCLNLVDADQLSWWLCERQLPSGGLNGRPEKLPDVCYSWWVLSSLTILGRLHWVNKEQLVKFVLACQDTESGGFSDRPGDVADPFHTLFGLTALSLLNADYPLKRINPTFCMPEYVIQRLQLKPSRLDQSD from the exons ATG CCAATGTTAAAACATGACATTGAACTTCCATCACCAGTTCCTGATTTGCTATTGGAAAAGCATGCAAATTTTTTACTTTCATATGGCACAGACAAGGATGAATAT aTGTATTGTATAACGGAACACATGCGAATGTCTGGCATGTACTGGGGTCTAACTGCATTAGATCTTATGGGCAAACTTGAGCACATCAATCGGAATGAGGTTTTAGAATTCATAGCTCAATGTCAAACAGAAAGTGGAGGTATAGCAGCAAGTTTGCAACATGATCCTCACATTCTCCACACTTTGAGCGCGATACAAATACTCTGTATCTATGATGCTCTTGATGTTATTGATGTAGAGAAAGTTGTGAAATATGTGAAAGAAAGGCAACAACCAGATGGAAGTTTTACAGGTGATATCTGGGGCGATGTTGATATTAGATTTTCTTTCTGTGCTGTAGCAACTTTGGCGCTTTTG aaCCAATTGGATGCTATTGATGTTAATAAGGCTGTTGAATATGTGATGAAATCTATGAACTTCGATGGTGGTTTTGGATCAAAGCCTGGTGGTGAAAGTCATGCTGGCATGATTTACTGTAGTGTGGGCTTACTGTCAATAACTG GTTGCCTTAATTTAGTAGATGCAGATCAATTAAGTTGGTGGCTTTGTGAGAGGCAGCTTCCATCTGGAGGATTAAATGGTAGACCAGAAAAATTACCTGATGTTTGTTATTCTTGGTGGGTTCTATCTTCGCTCACAATTCTTGGACGACTTCATTGGGTTAATAAGGAACAACTG GTGAAATTTGTACTAGCATGTCAGGACACAGAATCAGGAGGATTTAGTGATCGTCCTGGAGACGTTGCTGATCCTTTTCATACCTTATTTGGTTTAACTGCACTTTCTCTTTTAAACGCTGATTATCCATTGAAAAGGATCAATCCAACATTTTGTATGCCAGAGTATGTTATACAAAGGTTACAGCTGAAACCTTCCAGGCTAGACCAAAGTGATTGA
- the LOC117222377 gene encoding WD repeat-containing protein 43, which produces MAAAVNCSAFSSDGEYFANCGNDGKLKIWDTFTSRLKQEYISNFHLSSPCCVLTWLYVNSSSTNTTPSPWKKRRKKSVSEESAPKGVIAMGSTNGKITLYDTATSLVINQLEGHNGTVTAVTWSENVGLFSAADDHHIIHWNLKENGVKCKWKSGKGKTTSLAVSEDGKSILSGERVVKWWDLSTKQLIKTFTGHANQVTCLSTVKIPSGSNYVISGACGDGCLSVWALDENKTDRTAVASLALQDDAISVSVNMSKESQVVVLVVTRSGQAHLFQCQQNGRAKPLKPSLSIAVASDISQKDSVQQIPILDAKLMEDQKLLLAYGAYLNPTFERVIPDFSEKVQCLVRSENRKTKEKKEEISKVKTTIIEDNVEYLAPGLIETAPKRSRSNSGSQLLLKDRLENLSLNAEASPVGKSTSSGSNRAQLLLQGLNSKDKTILSTVFVTKNESIIRNTIAKLPVQAIGPLIKELTILLQGKTFASKMAVRWLEALLVAHAGHLLSQADLMQSFGPILSLIDAKLTLLTEISKLKGRVSLITGQISQTVAEQNKEEETCFVYQDSDSSEEDGGIEDEDLESESDENWEELSNQDEQDEQNDQDIRSTNSDEEDVNENQDDNESISS; this is translated from the exons ATGGCGGCCGCTGTTAATTGTTCCGCTTTTTCTTCCGACGGTGAATACTTCGCTAATTGTGGAAATGATGGAAAGTTAAAAATTTGGGACACATTCACTAGTCGCTTGAAACAAGaatatatttctaattttcatCTCTCTTCTCCCTGTTGTGTTTTGACCTGGCTTTATGTCAACTCTTCGTCAACAAATACCACG CCTTCACCATGGAAGAAACGCAGAAAGAAGTCAGTTTCAGAGGAGTCAGCTCCCAAAGGCGTTATTGCTATGGGATCTACAAATGGAAAAATTACTCTTTATGATACAGCCACATCATTAGTTATTAATCAATTAGAAGGTCACAATGGTACAGTTACAGCTGTGACCTGGTCTGAGAATGTTGGACTATTTAGTGCAGCAGATGATCATCATATTATTCATTGGAACCTTAAAGAAAATGGAGTAAAATGCAAATGGAAATCTGGAAAGGGGAAGACAACATCCCTGGCAGTTTCAGAGGATGGAAAAAGCATATTGTCAGGGGAAAGAGTAGTTAAATGGTGGGATCTATCCACAAAACAGTTAATAAAAACATTTACAGGCCATGCTAATCAAGTGACATGTCTTTCTACTGTAAAGATACCATCTGGAAGTAACTATGTAATTAGCGGTGCTTGTGGCGATGGTTGCCTTAGCGTTTGGGCTTTAGATGAG AACAAAACTGATAGAACAGCTGTGGCGAGCTTAGCCCTACAAGACGATGCAATAAGCGTCTCTGTAAACATGTCTAAGGAGTCTCAGGTGGTTGTATTGGTAGTAACTAGGTCAGGTCAGGCACACCTGTTTCAATGCCAACAAAATGGTCGTGCAAAGCCATTGAAACCTAGCTTGAGTATTGCAGTAGCTTCTGACATAAGTCAAAAGGATAGTGTCCAACAAATTCCTATCTTAGATGCGAAATTAATGGAAGATCAAAAACTACTTTTGGCATATGGTGCATATCTTAATCCCACGTTTGAGAGGGTGATCCCAGATTTCTCTGAGAAAGTACAATGTTTGGTTCGTTCTGAAAATAGAAAAACTAAAGAGAAAAAGGAGGAAATTTCCAAGGTTAAAACTACTATAATTGAAGATAATGTGGAATATCTTGCACCAG GATTAATAGAGACTGCCCCAAAAAGAAGCAGAAGCAATTCTGGATCACAGTTGCTGTTAAAAGACAGATTAGAAAACTTAAGCCTAAACGCTGAAGCTAGTCCTGTAGGAAAAAGTACCAGTTCAGGTAGCAATAGGGCACAACTTTTGCTTCAAGGATTGAATAGTAAAGATAAGACTATCCTGAGCACAGTATTCGTTACAAAAAACGAATCTATCATTAGGAATACTATAGCTAAACTACCAGTACAGGCAATTGGACCACTAATTAAAGAACTGACCATCTTGCTCCAGGGTAAAACTTTCGC GAGTAAAATGGCTGTGAGATGGTTGGAAGCATTGTTGGTGGCTCATGCAGGTCATTTACTATCGCAAGCAGACCTCATGCAATCGTTTGGACCGATTCTAAGTTTAATCGATGCCAAACTAACACTCCTGACAGAAATTTCGAAACTAAAGGGCCGTGTTTCCCTTATCACTGGCCAGATTTCACAAACAGTTGCAGAACAaaataaagaagaagaaacttgTTTCGTGTATCAAGATTCAG ATTCCTCGGAAGAAGATGGTGGAATCGAGGATGAGGATTTAGAAAGTGAATCCGATGAAAATTGGGAAGAACTGTCTAATCAGGATGAACAAGATGAACAAAATGATCAAGATATCAGGAGTACAAACTCTGATGAAGAAGACGTAAATGAAAATCAGGACGATAATGAGTCTATATCCAGCTAA
- the Max gene encoding MYC associated factor X isoform X1, producing the protein MSDDDRDIDIESDEGDDSDSRQRHSNNTQYYSQAEKRAHHNALERKRRDHIKDSFSSLRDSVPALQSEKVVSRAQILKKAAEYIQFMRRKNSSHQQDIDDLKRQNSLLESQRLFTVRALEKAKITGNFAAETCEVTKSEGVPMSGYNDTESESSDSEASRTVRQSKKLKVGGLHH; encoded by the exons ATGAGTGACGATGATCGAGACATCGACATTGAGAGCGAT GAAGGTGACGATTCCGACTCTAGGCAGAGACATTCGAATAACACTCAATATTATTCTCAA GCAGAAAAACGAGCACACCATAATGCATTAGAACGTAAGCGTAGAGATCATATTAAGGATAGTTTCTCAAGTTTACGAGATTCTGTACCAGCATTGCAAAGTGAGAAAGTTGTAAGTAGAGCACAAATACTGAAAAAGGCTGCTGAATATATACAATTCATGCGTCGTAAGAATTCTTCTCATCAACAAGACATAGATGACCTGAAAAGACAAAACAGTCTTCTAGAGTCCCAAA GATTGTTTACAGTTCGAGCTCTGGAGAAAGCAAAAATTACAGGCAACTTCGCAGCTGAAACTTGCGAAGTTACAAAGTCAGAAGGCGTACCGATGTCAGGATATAATGATACAGAATCTGAGTCTTCAGACAGTGAAGCAAGCAGAACTGTGCGTCAATCGAAAAAGCTAAAAGTTGGAGGTCTCCATCATTGA
- the Max gene encoding MYC associated factor X isoform X2, translated as MSDDDRDIDIESDEGDDSDSRQRHSNNTQYYSQAEKRAHHNALERKRRDHIKDSFSSLRDSVPALQSEKVVSRAQILKKAAEYIQFMRRKNSSHQQDIDDLKRQNSLLESQIRALEKAKITGNFAAETCEVTKSEGVPMSGYNDTESESSDSEASRTVRQSKKLKVGGLHH; from the exons ATGAGTGACGATGATCGAGACATCGACATTGAGAGCGAT GAAGGTGACGATTCCGACTCTAGGCAGAGACATTCGAATAACACTCAATATTATTCTCAA GCAGAAAAACGAGCACACCATAATGCATTAGAACGTAAGCGTAGAGATCATATTAAGGATAGTTTCTCAAGTTTACGAGATTCTGTACCAGCATTGCAAAGTGAGAAAGTTGTAAGTAGAGCACAAATACTGAAAAAGGCTGCTGAATATATACAATTCATGCGTCGTAAGAATTCTTCTCATCAACAAGACATAGATGACCTGAAAAGACAAAACAGTCTTCTAGAGTCCCAAA TTCGAGCTCTGGAGAAAGCAAAAATTACAGGCAACTTCGCAGCTGAAACTTGCGAAGTTACAAAGTCAGAAGGCGTACCGATGTCAGGATATAATGATACAGAATCTGAGTCTTCAGACAGTGAAGCAAGCAGAACTGTGCGTCAATCGAAAAAGCTAAAAGTTGGAGGTCTCCATCATTGA
- the LOC117222382 gene encoding uncharacterized protein LOC117222382, translating to MPRSGNMRTFQEADVLMAMSKFAGFLTKSRLGTNSLRKRVHDYKASNSKPAEKTFTASGSISNMDFIEQFDLWLTELLKYIKEVKLLTRITAFGVFADYHDYIYILRSPIRRDDREIRLPIYNITLPENKFNDFTHAIPIKRTADFVKTNKCKRAEIAKVCGSY from the exons ATGCCCAGATCAGGAAACATGAGGACCTTTCAGGAAGCAGATGTACTTATGGCAATGTCCAAATTCGCTGGTTTCCTTACAAAATCAAGACTTGGAACAAATAGTTTAAGAAAGAGAGTGCACGATTACAAAGCTAGTAATTCAAAGCCAGCAGAAAAAACGTTCACTGCATCTGGTAGTATTTCTAACATGGATTTTATTGAGCAATTCGACTTATGGTTAACGGAGCTACTGAAATACATAAAAGAAGTAAAACTTCTTACTCGA ATTACAGCGTTCGGCGTATTCGCAGATTACCAcgattatatatacattttgcGATCGCCAATTAGACGGGATGATCGTGAGATTAGGTTGCCGATATACAACATTACATTACCAGAAAACAAATTCAATGATTTCACGCACGCCATACCTATAAAACGAACTGCTGATTTCGTTAAAACAAATAAGTGTAAACGGGCCGAGATAGCTAAAGTGTGTGGATCGTACTAA